In Vitis vinifera cultivar Pinot Noir 40024 chromosome 17, ASM3070453v1, one genomic interval encodes:
- the LOC100244975 gene encoding elongation factor TuB, chloroplastic, translated as MAISATSASASTKLIYPSPPPSSPSSSTTLALCTPSPRTRKHPSNLSSSFLSKPSTTFLLTPTTTATTTQRRSFTVRAARGKFERNKPHLNIGTIGHVDHGKTTLTAALTMALAAMGNSAPKKYDEIDAAPEERARGITINTATVEYETENRHYAHVDCPGHADYVKNMITGAAQMDGAILVVSGADGPMPQTKEHILLAKQVGVPNMVVFLNKQDQVDDEELLQLVELEVRELLSSYEFPGDDVPIISGSALLALEALMANPSIKRGENQWVDKIYELMDSVDSYIPIPQRQTDLPFLLAIEDVFSITGRGTVATGRVERGTIKVGETVDIVGLKDTRSTTVTGVEMFQKILDEALAGDNVGILLRGVQKADIQRGMVLAKPGTITPHTKFAAIVYVLKKEEGGRHSPFFAGYRPQFYMRTTDVTGKVTSIMNDKDEESKMVMPGDRVKMVVELIMPVACEQGMRFAIREGGKTVGAGVIQSIIE; from the coding sequence ATGGCAATTTCAGCAACTTCAGCTTCTGCTTCCACAAAGCTCATATACCCATCTCCTcctccttcttctccttcttcctcAACCACTCTCGCTCTCTGCACCCCTTCTCCCCGTACCAGAAAACATCCCTCTAACCTCTCCTCCTCCTTTCTCAGTAAACCCTCCACCACCTTCCTTTTAACCCCCACCACCACTGCCACCACCACTCAGCGCCGTTCTTTCACTGTTCGAGCTGCCAGGGGAAAATTCGAGAGGAATAAGCCCCATCTCAACATTGGGACAATTGGCCATGTCGACCACGGCAAGACCACTCTCACTGCCGCTCTTACCATGGCCTTAGCGGCCATGGGCAACAGCGCCCCCAAGAAGTACGACGAAATCGATGCCGCCCCGGAAGAGCGCGCCCGTGGAATTACTATTAACACTGCCACCGTCGAGTACGAGACTGAGAACCGCCATTACGCCCACGTCGATTGCCCCGGTCATGCCGATTATGTCAAGAACATGATCACCGGGGCTGCCCAGATGGATGGCGCCATTCTCGTCGTCTCCGGCGCTGACGGGCCCATGCCCCAGACCAAGGAGCACATACTGTTGGCCAAGCAAGTGGGTGTCCCCAATATGGTTGTTTTCCTCAATAAACAAGACCAAGTTGATGACGAGGAGCTTCTGCAACTTGTTGAATTGGAAGTTCGTGAGCTTCTTTCTTCGTATGAGTTCCCAGGTGATGATGTTCCTATCATCTCTGGCTCAGCTCTTTTGGCTTTGGAAGCTCTGATGGCAAATCCCAGCATTAAGCGAGGTGAAAACCAATGGGTCGATAAAATTTATGAGCTTATGGATTCTGTTGACAGTTATATACCAATTCCCCAACGCCAAACCGATCTCCCATTTCTTCTTGCCATTGAAGATGTTTTTTCAATCACGGGTCGTGGAACCGTGGCCACCGGCCGTGTCGAGAGGGGTACGATTAAGGTTGGAGAGACAGTGGACATTGTGGGTCTGAAGGACACCCGAAGCACTACTGTAACTGGGGTTGAAATGTTTCAGAAAATTCTTGATGAGGCGCTTGCTGGGGACAATGTTGGAATCTTACTCAGGGGTGTTCAGAAGGCTGATATCCAGAGAGGGATGGTTTTAGCTAAGCCCGGTACCATTACCCCGCATACTAAGTTTGCAGCAATTGTGTATGTGCTAAAGAAGGAAGAGGGTGGCAGGCATTCACCATTTTTCGCAGGGTATAGACCTCAATTCTACATGAGGACTACTGATGTGACTGGCAAGGTGACATCCATTATGAATGATAAGGATGAGGAGTCTAAGATGGTGATGCCCGGTGACCGAGTTAAGATGGTGGTTGAGCTCATAATGCCAGTGGCTTGCGAGCAAGGGATGAGGTTTGCCATCAGAGAAGGGGGCAAGACTGTTGGAGCTGGTGTTATTCAGTCCATCATTGAGTGA